A window of the Arachis duranensis cultivar V14167 chromosome 5, aradu.V14167.gnm2.J7QH, whole genome shotgun sequence genome harbors these coding sequences:
- the LOC107491074 gene encoding receptor-like protein EIX2: protein MWKGVENWFKDPEFSLKAIDLSGNHLTGEIPKEIGYLVGLNELNLSRNNLKGEIPSQIGNLTSLDSLDLSINDLCGRIPSNLSQIDGIGVLDLSYNNLSGRIPSGGHMDTFGGSFFEGNPNLCGEQLNKTCPEDMTPTKPHDDADDNSDFYEALYMSLGFGFFIGFWGLLGPLLFWRSWRIAYLRFLNQVADYIFNGGIEYA from the coding sequence ATGTGGAAAGGTGTGGAAAACTGGTTCAAGGATCCAGAGTTTAGTCTTAAGGCCATTGATCTCTCTGGTAATCATTTAACCGGTGAAATCCCAAAAGAGATTGGATATTTGGTCGGATTAAATGAACTGAATTTATCAAGAAACAATCTAAAAGGAGAGATTCCTTCACAAATTGGAAATCTAACTTCTCTGGATTCCCTTGACCTATCAATAAATGATTTGTGTGGTAGAATTCCTTCAAATTTGTCCCAAATTGATGGGATTGGTGTGTTAGACTTGTCATACAACAATCTTTCTGGAAGAATCCCATCAGGAGGACACATGGATACCTTTGGAGGCTCTTTCTTTGAAGGAAATCCTAATCTGTGTGGTGAGCAACTCAACAAAACTTGTCCAGAAGACATGACACCAACAAAGCCACATGATGATGCAGATGACAATTCAGATTTTTATGAAGCATTATACATGAGCTTGGGTTTTGGATTTTTCATTGGCTTTTGGGGCCTTTTAGGCCCATTATTGTTTTGGAGGTCTTGGAGAATTGCTTATCTCAGATTCTTGAACCAAGTAGCAGACTACATATTTAATGGTGGCATTGAATATGCGTAG
- the LOC107490831 gene encoding receptor-like protein EIX1 produces MSPFDGGSFDGDDTAPLPSSRRIFSLNVSFRVCACVKVRLIHGEVTCLENERQALLRFKEGIKDPWDVLSTWRDDDCCKWQGITCSNQTAHYLDLSYNGLDGFIPYQLKHLRQLQYLSLRGYLELSGAIPFQSGDLPLLHTLKLGGDFDLESKELRLSDCSLSDNDVQLLFHIHSNYSSTTPLTILDLSDNMLTSSTFQLLSNLSFHLRELYLSSNDIVLSQSHYPNFPSLVSLDLSYNNLTSLVFQGNFNFSSNLEMLDLSNCSLTDTSFLVSSTSIVNSSSSLVSLDLYYNLLTSSNIFHWIFNFTANLHTLDLGFNLLEGPVPLGFDKAVKSLEYLDLSHNNLHGEIPHFFGNICTLQSLYLSYNNLSGDFSRFIQNSSWCNRHIFQELYLSYNQITGVIPKSIRVLSELEYLSLKGNSLKGEITESHLTNFSKLKKLVLSYNSISLKFVPGWIPPFQLIYLSLASCKLGPNFPSWLQNQNHLSFLDISDAGIHGPVPEWFWHKFQVVGYYLNMSHNNFIGTMSNLPPRLSDTRAYLDLSSNQFEGAIPSFLRQIVGDL; encoded by the exons ATGTCTCCCTTCGACGGTGGTTCCTTCGACGGTGATGACACCGCGCCTCTTCCCTCTTCTCGTCGCATCTTCTCTCTCAATGTTTCTTTCCG AGTGTGTGCTTGTGTGAAAGTGA GATTAATCCATGGGGAAGTGACATGCTTAGAGAATGAGAGGCAAGCACTCCTCCGCTTCAAAGAAGGCATAAAAGATCCTTGGGACGTGCTGTCAACATGGAGGGACGATGATTGTTGCAAATGGCAGGGAATTACATGCAGCAACCAAACTGCTCAT TATTTGGATCTGAGCTACAATGGTCTTGATGGATTTATCCCATATCAACTCAAACACTTGAGACAACTACAATATCTCAGTCTTCGAGGGTATCTTGAACTTTCAGGAGCAATCCCTTTTCAAAGTGGTGATCTTCCATTGCTGCACACTCTCAAGCTCGGTGGTGACTTTGATCTCGAAAGTAAAG AGCTGAGGTTGTCGGATTGTAGTCTTTCTGATAATGATGTTCAACTTTTGTTTCATATTCATTCTAACTATTCTTCCACTACTCCCCTTACCATCCTTGATTTATCTGATAATATGTTGACATCATCCACATTTCAGTTGTTGTCCAACCTCAGCTTTCACCTTCGGGAGCTTTATCTTTCATCTAATGATATTGTTTTGTCACAATCTCATTACCCAAACTTTCCTTCTCTAGTGAGCCTTGACCTTTCTTATAATAATCTCACTTCATTAGTGTTTCAAGGAAATTTCAACTTCAGCTCCAACCTTGAAATGCTTGATTTGTCAAATTGCAGTCTTACGGATACAAGTTTTCTGGTGTCATCTACTTCCATTGTgaattcttcatcttctcttgttAGCCTTGATCTCTACTATAACCTGTTGACATCATCAAACATATTTCACTGGATCTTCAACTTCACAGCCAATCTTCACACCCTTGATCTTGGTTTCAACTTGTTAGAAGGTCCTGTTCCACTAGGTTTTGACAAAGCAGTGAAATCTCTTGAATATCTCGATCTCTCTCATAACAATCTGCACGGAGAGATTCCCCATTTCTTTGGAAACATTTGCACACTACAATCACTATACTTGTCATATAACAACTTGAGTGGGGACTTTTCAAGATTCATTCAAAATTCATCATGGTGCAACAGACACATATTTCAGGAGCTATATTTGTCTTACAATCAAATCACTGGCGTGATACCTAAAAGCATCAGAGTGTTATCTGAGTTGGAATATCTGTCCCTAAAAGGGAATTCTTTGAAGGGTGAAATTACTGAATCACATCTCACAAACttttccaaattaaaaaaattggtgttgtCTTACAACTCAATATCTCTAAAGTTTGTCCCCGGATGGATTCCTCCTTTTCAGTTAATATATTTGAGTCTAGCATCTTGCAAGTTGGGTCCTAACTTTCCAAGTTGGCTACAAAATCAAAATCACTTAAGTTTTCTGGATATTTCTGATGCGGGAATTCATGGGCCTGTACCAGAGTGGTTTTGGCATAAGTTCCAAGTTGTAGGATATTATTTGAATATGTCCCACAACAATTTTATAGGTACTATGTCAAATTTACCGCCAAGGTTATCCGACACCAGAGCATATCTAGATTTGAGTTCAAATCAATTTGAGGGTGCAATTCCATCGTTTTTGCGGCAG ATTGTTGGGGATCTGTAA